tccatgctgcaacagcgctacagacccatgccgatgctattgccagcgtgagtaaagcccctgtatgtgcaaatagattttaaggtagtctcccgtctacgatcagcaggatccttaagggccgtggtgtctggagatggtagcgccactttccTAGACAGATGCGTTAATGCCTTGTCCGCCCTGGgcaaggattcccaacgtaccctgtcctttgctgggaaaggatacgccataaggatccttttgtctggagtttcccaagctttttcaaataattcattcagttcatgagatggaggaaacgttacctcaggtttcttccccttaaacatgtgtacccttgtgtcaggaacagaggggtcatctgtaatatgcaaaacaacttttattgccacaatcatataatgaatactcttggtcaccttagggtgtaaccttgcctcatcattgtcgacactggaatcagaatccatgtcggtatcagtgtctactatttgggataagggatgcttttgagaccctgacgggccctgtgactcaGCCAAATccacggattgactccctgctgtttccttggactcaactttgtccattctcttatgtaataaggtcacattagcatttaaaatattccacatcataccaatcatgtgtcggcattgccgacggagacaccacaatcatctgctccacctcctccttggatgagccttccgcttcagacatgtcgacacacgcgtaccgacactctcacacacacagggatctatctataagaggacaggtccccaacaaagccctttggagagacagagagcgagtatgccagcacacacccagcgccaactgacactggaaacaattcccagatatagcgcttttatattatgtcaatcgtgtaatacactcactgcgccaaaatgtgccccccccatctttttcagccctgtatcaccgttctgcaggggagagtccgggtagacagcttctcttcagcacactgtggagaaaatggcgctggttagtgctgtgcgaccaagctccgccccctctagtggcgggcttcggtccgctcaaatttacaattaatggcgggggataAACATATTCACTGACTCCGCAGCCTATATGTGTCTAATATGCCCAAAAaaagaagtatatattgctgcccagggcacccctcctgcgccctgcacccatcagtgcctgccttgTGTGTAACatgcgggagcaatggcacgcagcgttaccgctgcgcgcttacctcagtgaagatcagaagtcttctgccgcctgaggtcttcttttttcttatactcgcccggcttctatcttccggctctgcgaggaggacggcggtgcggctctgagatgaacggcagggggagacctgcgttccaatccctctggagctaatggtgtccagtagcctaagaagcagagcttatcatttaagtaggtctgcttctctctcctcagtcccacgatgcagggagcctgttgccagcagtgctccctgaaaataaaaaacctaacaaaattcttttatcagagaaactcagtagagcttccctgtagagcacccattctcctctgggcacagaatctaactgaggtctggaggaggggcatagagggaggagccagtgcacacccatactaaaagatcTTTAGGGTgcacatatctcctgcggagcccgtctataccccatggtccttacagagtccccagcatcctctaggacgtaagagaaataaaagctaTACAgctataattagatgcaaacaaaagcttttattatgaaatcatacagaggAGTATCTGCACCATATAGGTGTaatatacaacaaaccaccgcagatggaacccgggtgactataatgcacatggtaatgtacagggtatatatggataggatcttgtatcagaaaacactcggcactccttatcaagatgagtgtctgcaacaagttaggcaaactagaagtgaaaacacgttccaatggccgccatattgtcgtgcagcaatacagattgtgcaaactggtattagacattcacatttacacaaagcacaagatacaaaataaacagcagaaaaaaagacctaagcatttctgatgtattatttaggaagtaaatagaggtacattaatgaaaagcgtgagtaacagtcatcagtctacttgtgaaggtctctagagtggaggcctcttggactgtgcaaggcagtgagttccatggtcagggctgcaaaactaaaagttcaacccttaaatgaatgacagaggattcttggtactgctggtaacagttctTCATCTTTAGAagtaagcaagcagggcagtaaggaggcagaagctgcttctagtaccttggaccatgtaatgctgggctggcatcatccacccctggcgctcagctagacaaccatttaggattggtattaggttctcagtacatggagtaaaaagcaggtaatcagcatagcagtggtagaccaggccatgatgtctgattatataacccatggtagcatgtatattttataaagcataggagataggattgacccttgaggaacatgcacgacagtgataattatactccagaagatttaaatggttccgtgcttgggtaatgtctaatatgttcaacaagagcagatTTATTTATCTCTCAGCATGAAAATGGAGTCTCACttgtgaaatcgctgatgtttaacaagaactgatttccatgcaaaacatttcccacactcagaacaggagtacggcttctcacctgtgtgacttctctgatgtgtaacaagatatgatttcgatgcaaaacatttcccacactcagaacaggaatatggcttctcacctgtgtgacttttctgatgtgtaacaagatatgatttcgatgtaaaacatttcccacactgagaacaggaatacggcttctcatctgtgtgacttctctgatgtgtaacaagatttgatttcaatgcaaaacatttcccacactcagaacagaagtacggcttctcatctgtgtgacttctctgatgtgtaacaagatttgatttacatgcaaaacatttcccacactcagaacaggaatatggcttctcacctgtgtgacttctctgatgtgtaacaagatctgatttacgtggaaaacatttcccacactcagcacaggtatatggcttctcacctgtgtgacttttctgatgtataacaagacctgatttcaatgcaaaacatttcccacactcagcacaggaatatggcttctcacctgtgtgacttttctgatgtgtaacaagttttgatttatatgcaaaacatttcccacactcaaaacaggaatatggctcctcacctgtgtgactcttctgatgtgtaacaagatatgatttcgatgcaaaacatttcccacactcagaacaggaatatggcttctcacctctgtgacttttctgatgtgtaacaagatatgatttcgatgcaaaacatttcccacactgagaacaggaatatggcttctcacctgtgtgattcctctgatgtgtaacaagatttgatatcgatgcaaaacatttcccacactcagaacagaagtacggcttctcatctgtgtgacttctctgatgtgtaacaatatttgatttccatgcaaaacatttcccacactcagaacaggaatatggcttctcacctgtgtgacttctctgatgtttaacaagttctgatttccgtggaaaacatttcctacactcagaacaggaatatgatttctcacctgtgtgactcctctgatgtacaacaagatctgatttgtatttaaaacatttcccacactcagaacatatcagtggcctctcacctgccttagctggctgatgggtaatacgctttgtgttctgtgtaaaacatttggcatctatagaacacggaaacactgtatctactctcagagctgtaacagatgcaccaatatcagagtgatcaggagaacatttctcaggatcagggggatcagctgatagagctggatgtttaattgcggtaatggggttagctcctggagaatcctgtctactgtcatcttttatgtcacaatccggggataacattagatgtccttctgtgatattcctgcttgtgtgtccatctgctggaaataaaatacattaaaatataaaatgacccagggtgttacagattacaatatataattctataactgacatttttttacctgtaatcattaaaaaacaaaaaactaggaTGCTTAGAATGGAGcttgatcatgtgggattactagaggtgacacagacgcttgtgtgggattactagaggtgacacggacgcttgtgtgggattactagaggtgacacagacgcttgtgtgggattactagaggtgacacggacgcttgtgtgggataactagaggtgacatggacgctcacgcgggattactagaggtgacacggacgctcatgtgggattacaagaggtgacgcttctctgaatctacctactcttcgctacctctttcagttggagtaccgcaaggctcagtcttgggtcctctgcttttctctatctatacctcatctcttggcaaactaatcagctcttttggttttcagtatcatctgtacgcagatgatactcaaatctacctatcctcccctgacttgtccctatctgtactggaccgtgtcactgaatgcctttctgccatctcatcctggatgacatctcgccacctcaaacttaatatttcaaagacagagttaattatatttccaccggccaatagtaggtaccaacctgatatctctatcactgttgaaaacttgactatctaccctaccccacaagctcgctgcctaggtgtcatccttgactctgatctgtcctttgttccccacattcaatctgtctcaagatcatgttacatgcatctaaaaaacatatccaaaatacgaccataccttacacaagacactgctaaaactctaatccacgctctcattatctcccgcattgattattgcaatagtctcctaactggtcttcccaaaacaagactctcaccactacaatccattctgaatgcagcggcgaggctcatcttcctcgctagacgttcatcgtctgcagatccactctgtcagtccctccattggttacctgtactctaccacattcaatataaaaataagaatttactcaccggtaattctatttctcgtagtccgtagtggatgctggggactccgtcaggaccatggggatagcgtctccgcaggagacatggcacaaaaattaaaagtttgaccactaggtggtgtgcactggctcctccccctatgaccctcctccaagcctcagttaggatactgtgcccggacgagcgtacaaaataaggaaggattttgaatcccgggtaagactcataccagccacaccaatcacactgtacaacttgtgatctgaacccagttaacagcatgataacagaggagcctctgaaaagatggctcacaacaataataacccgatttttgtaacaataactatgtacaagtattgcaggcaatccgcacttgggatgggcgcccagcatccactacggactacgagaaatagaattaccggtgagtaaattcttattttctctgatgtcctaagtggatgctggggactccgtcaggaccatggggattataccaaagctcccaaacgggcgggagagtgcggatgactctgcagcaccgaatgagagaactccaggtcctccttagccagggtatcaaatttgtagaattttacaaacgtgttctcccctgaccacgtagctgctcggcagagttgtaatgccgagacacctcgggcagccgcccaagatgagcccaccttccttgtggagtgggcatttacagatttaggctgtggcaggcctgccacagaatgcgcaagttgaattgtgctacaaatccaatgagcaatcgtctgcttagacgcaggagcaccaagcttgttgggtgcatacagtataaacagcgagtcagactttctgactccagccgtccttgaaatatatatttttaaggctctgacaacgtccaacaacttggagtcctccaagtcgctagtagccgcaggcaccacaataggttggttcaggtgaaacgctgaaaccaccttagggagaaactgaggacgcgtccgcagttctgccctgtccaaatggaaaatcagatatgggcttttgtacgataaagccgccaactctgacactctcctggccgaagccagggccagtagcatggtcactttccatgtaagatatttcaaatccaccgatttgagtggctcaaaccaatgggatttgaggaattctaaaactacgttgagatcccacggtgccactggaggcataaccgggggctgtatatgtagtactcctttgacaaaagtttggacttcaggaactgaagccaattctttctggaagaaaatcgacagggccgaaatttgaaccctaatggaccccaatttgaggcccatagacaatcctgtttgcaggaaatgtaggaatcgacccagttgaaattcctccatcggggccctcctggcctcacaccacgcaacatattttctccaaatgcggtgataatgctgtgcggtcacttccttcctggctttaatcagggtagggatgacttcctctggaatgcctttttccttcaggatccggcgttcaaccgccatgccgtcaaacgcagccgcggtaagtcttggaatagacaaggtcactgctgaagcaggtcccttcttagaggtaggggccatggatcttccgtgagcatctcctgaagttccgggtaccaagtccttcttggccaatccggagccacgagtatcgttcttactcctcttatatttatgtgaagagacgtctccaggcttgaccacacgccctggaagtttcttccctgtgtgaccgctccccagcctctcaggctggcatccgtggtcaccaggacccagtcctgtatgccgaatctgcggccctctaacagatgagcactctgcaaccaccatagcagagacacccttgtccttggagacagggttatccgctgatgcatctgcagatgcgacccggaccatttgtccagcagatcccactgaaaaatttgtgcgtggaatctgccgaatggaatttcttcgtaagaagccaccattttccccaggactcttgtgcattgatgcacagacacttttcctggttttaggaggttcctgacaagttcggataactccctggctttctcctccggaagaaacacctttttctgaacagtgtccagaatcatccctaggaacagcagacgtgtcgtcgggatcagctgggattttggaaaattcagaatccacccgtgctgttgtagcactacttgggttagtgctacaccgacctctagctgttctctggaccttgcccttatcaggagatcgtccaagtaagggataattaatacgccttttcttcgaagaagaagcatcatttcggccattaccttggtaaagacccggggtgccgtggacaatccaaacggcagcgtctgaaactgataatgacagttttgtaccacgaacctgaggtacccttggtgtgaagggcaaattgggacatggaggtaagcatccttgatgtccaaggacaccataaagtccccttcttccagattcgctatcactgctctgagtgactccatcttgaacttgaacttttgtatgtacatgttcaaagacttcagatttagaataggtcttaccgagccgtccggcttcggtaccacaaacagtgtggaataatacctctttccctgttgtaaaaggggtaccttgactatcacctgctgagaatgcaGCTTGTGAATggattccaataccgtcgccctgtcggagggagacgttggtaaagcagacttcaggaaccggcgagggggagacgtctcgaattccaacctgtaaccctgagatactacctgcaggatccaagggtccacttgcgagtgagcccactgcgcgctgaaattcttgaggcgaccccccaccgcacctgagtccgcttgtaaggtcccagcgtcatgctgaggactttgcagaagcgggggagggcttctgctcctgggagggagctgcttgctgcagtctcttaccctttcctttgcctcggggcagatatgaatgtccttttgcccgcttattcttatgggaacgaaaggactgcggctgaaaagacggtgtcttttctgctgggaggtgacctgaggtaaaaggtggattttccggctgttgccgtggccaccaagtccgatagaccgaccccaaataactcctcccctttatacggcaatacttccatatgccgtttggaatccgcatcgcctgaccactgtcgcgtccataaacttcttctggcagaaatggacagcgcacttacccttgatgccagagtgcaaatatccctctgtgcatctcgcatataaagaaatgcatcctttaaatgctctatagtcaataaaatattgttcctatccagggtatcaatattttcagtcagtgactccgaccaagccaccccagcactgcacatccacgctgatgcgatagctggtcgcagtaaaacaccagtatgtgtgtatatactttttagggtattttccagcctcctatcagctgggtctttgagggcggccgtttctggagacggtaacgccacttgttttgataagcgtgtgagcgccttatctaccctagggggtgtttcccagcgcgccctaacctctggcgggaaagggtataatgccaataacttctttgaaattagcagttttttatcgggggtaacccacgcttcatcacacacctcatttaattcatctgattcaggaaaaactacaggtagttttttcacaccccacataatacccctttttgtggtacttgcagcatcagatatatgcaaagcctccttcattgccgtgatcatataacgtgtggccctactggaaaatacgtttgtttcttcaccgtcgacactggagtcagtgtccgtgtcggtgtctgtgtcgaccgactgaggtaatgggcgttttacagcccctgacggtgtttgagacgcctg
This genomic stretch from Pseudophryne corroboree isolate aPseCor3 chromosome 3 unlocalized genomic scaffold, aPseCor3.hap2 SUPER_3_unloc_27, whole genome shotgun sequence harbors:
- the LOC134983860 gene encoding gastrula zinc finger protein XlCGF57.1-like, which produces MMENHRPLTSLDGPSNRDTPERCPRPLYSQDCTEENHRIPQEDQAQRLSDIKTEDIEGEEETYVTDIKAEDIEGEEETHVTDIKTEDTEGEEDTYVRGDQQCKEEEIPTDISTDGHTSRNITEGHLMLSPDCDIKDDSRQDSPGANPITAIKHPALSADPPDPEKCSPDHSDIGASVTALRVDTVFPCSIDAKCFTQNTKRITHQPAKAGERPLICSECGKCFKYKSDLVVHQRSHTGEKSYSCSECRKCFPRKSELVKHQRSHTGEKPYSCSECGKCFAWKSNIVTHQRSHTDEKPYFCSECGKCFASISNLVTHQRNHTGEKPYSCSQCGKCFASKSYLVTHQKSHRGEKPYSCSECGKCFASKSYLVTHQKSHTGEEPYSCFECGKCFAYKSKLVTHQKSHTGEKPYSCAECGKCFALKSGLVIHQKSHTGEKPYTCAECGKCFPRKSDLVTHQRSHTGEKPYSCSECGKCFACKSNLVTHQRSHTDEKPYFCSECGKCFALKSNLVTHQRSHTDEKPYSCSQCGKCFTSKSYLVTHQKSHTGEKPYSCSECGKCFASKSYLVTHQRSHTGEKPYSCSECGKCFAWKSVLVKHQRFHK